The genomic DNA CCGCTCATCAGATTGATCGATTGACTAATCGGAAATTCGCTGATCTCTTGGCCTCGTTACATTCTATAGGGTCTCATCTTCATCCCACACACGGTAAGCAATTAAAATCTCTGAGGCCTCAGGGTCTGTTCTATACTCCTTCTGAGGTGACGGATTTTATTGTTGATCTGGCCTTTGCTCCATTTTCGGCTGAACATTCATCCTCTCTCTTAGACGATGATCCTGATGCGATGGAACAGATGCTCTCCCTATCAATCCTTGATCCAGCATGTGGTTCTGGTGGGTTCCTTGTGTCGGCGTATCTTCATCTTTTTGATCTTATCAGACGGGTTGAACCTCAGTCTGATGATTCCCTGTTGAGAGAGCGCATCCTACCGAATCTGTACGGTGTTGACGTTGATGCCGCAGCGCTTGAGGTTGCAAGGGTTTCCCTGCTCACGATAGCTGGCCTCGATCCTGCAAAGGCCAAGTCTCTCAGACTGAACTTACGACAGGGTGATGCTCTGATCTCAAGATACGGATTGGCTGGGACCTCGGACTATTCCCGATTGATTGAGGCGAGCGACAAATGGTTGCCCTTTGAGTGGCGCAGCGAATTTCCTGAGATCTTTCATAGGTCTCCAGAGGGCTTTGATATTGTTGTTATGAATCCACCATACGAGCGACTGAAACCCAATTTCGCAGAGTTCCTGAGAGAGCGATTGGTTCAAGGAAGCCGCAAGATTCATACTGAAGAATTCGCCCGGTATCGCGAGCAGCTCTCCCGACTCGTCACCTATTTTCGACGATGCTTTGACTATCATCTCACGAATCGTTATACCTTAGACACTCATAGACTATTCATCGAGCGTGCACTCAATCTACTACGACCCGGTGGTCATCTTGCAGTCATTGTTCCCACGAGCATACTTGGAGACCTCTCTTCACAGCCCTTGCGTAGACACTTGCTGTACGATAACTTGCTTGTGGATGTCTTTGAGTTTCCCGAGACCGCTCGTGTCTTTCCGGGAGTGACCCAAGGTGTGACGATCTTTCTTGTGGAACGTGGTAACAGGACCGAGTACACACGCATCCGTGCTGGTCTTGATCGCTTGAAGACGGCTCTTACGGTCGAACCCTTGAGAGTGAGCATCACGGATATCGAGCGGGTGATGGGGCAGTCGGTCAAGATTCCTCTTATCAGTCCACGCACTTGGAATGTGTTCGTTCAGATCCACCATCATCCACCACTCTCCGAATACACGCAGATCCTCAATCTTAGAGGCGAGCTTGATATCACGATCGATCGGGAGTTCATCACGTCACACGATACTGGTGTCCCCCTCATCAGGGGGTCTCATATTGGTCGATTTAGATTAGGTAGGTCGAGCAAGAAGAGACGGGAGTACGTGCAGGTAGACGATTTTGCTTCATCACGTTCTTATTCCCGACGGATGTCACATATTCATCGCTATAGAATTGCAGGACAACAGATCTCAAACCGGGGTCAACGCTGGAGACTGAAGTTTGCTCTCATCGAGCCGGATCGTGTGTTGGCGAACTCATGTAATTATATTATTATTAGAAAAGATGATATGCGTTCATTACTCTATCTTCTTGGAGTGCTGAACTCCTCTCTTCTAAATCTGCGATTCAAGGTCGGAAGTACTAACAATCATGTGTCAAACCGGGAGATTAGCGAGCTTCCCCTAGTTAGCCCATTTGAGACCGATGGTGACACAGCTCAGGTGATCGACTCGATCGTAACAGTAGTCGAGCGTATCCTTAAGGCCGATGACAATCTTTCTCTCTCTGCTGAATTGGACGCGCTGGTCTTCAAGTTATATGGGGTGGCTTCCGGAGATGCAAAGAATGTCCTTCACGATCTCGGGGCTGGTCCTGATGAAGTGTCGCGTGTGACAGGTCTGTTATTGTAGTGTCAATGCATCAGGGATAGCTATATTGCCCACGTGATGCAATGTCTCTTTAGTTGAAGTCTTTGTTGAAGACAAGTCGAGTGTGTCTGTGATGTTGGAGAGCCTTTCCGCTATGAAGAGCAGTGAGTCATTACTGTTCAATCACGTTTCTCCCTCTCTTAGTAGACTCGATCTTGAGATCATCCGTTCTATACCTCCCGGTGGCAACTGGCAGAACATCCCGCTTGAGACCGCAAAGAAGTCCTCCCGGATCATGCAAATTCGTGCGAGCGGCGGCCGTACAACATACTACGGACGACTCAGACCGGACATGCCCTCCTACACGGTGAATACGTATTTTCATAGGCCCGGTAATGGCTCGTTCATCCACTACTCGCAGGATCGGATGATCTCTCTTCGTGAGGCAGCCCGTCTTCAATCGTTCCCTGACGCCTTTGTATTTCAGGGAAGTCTGTCTTCTATTTGCAAACAGATAGGGAATGCAGTCCCTCCCCTCCTTGCTCGTGCTGTGGGCCTGACCTTGAAGACGGGTCTGACCGTTGATCTCTTTGCTGGTTCTGGTGGCCTGTCACACGGTCTCAAGGATGCTGGCCATGACGTTATCGTGGCTGCGGAGATCAATCCGGCAATGTGCGAGACCTATGCGCTCAACCATCCGACTACTCAGATACTTCAAGTAGACCTGTCAAATCACAAGGACTACTCGTTAATGGTCGAGACCGTTGAGAATACTCT from Candidatus Thorarchaeota archaeon includes the following:
- the dcm gene encoding DNA (cytosine-5-)-methyltransferase, giving the protein MKSSESLLFNHVSPSLSRLDLEIIRSIPPGGNWQNIPLETAKKSSRIMQIRASGGRTTYYGRLRPDMPSYTVNTYFHRPGNGSFIHYSQDRMISLREAARLQSFPDAFVFQGSLSSICKQIGNAVPPLLARAVGLTLKTGLTVDLFAGSGGLSHGLKDAGHDVIVAAEINPAMCETYALNHPTTQILQVDLSNHKDYSLMVETVENTLHGRSLSLLAGGPPCQGFSTAGHWNRLDSRNDLVSVMLQAVADLRPEQVLIENVLGIKWMAKGVFLKHILATLANLGYSTHYSVLRAEQFGVPQRRRRVVIIADRDGDLNEFPSPLFQAVPKGMRRLETLPASDLPPPISVEEAIGDLPPVTPGGGEHTISYNSLWRVSNYQQLMRGELSFEKFYASKI
- a CDS encoding N-6 DNA methylase; this encodes MSDQIPNIATQLLSSVIGVQPPIPDDHDMQLVSMEAVRIAALESAVALRMRDAMPAHPSVFTRLSHRAELAGLDTKTVCSLTAEILQRIDLDKSAHQIDRLTNRKFADLLASLHSIGSHLHPTHGKQLKSLRPQGLFYTPSEVTDFIVDLAFAPFSAEHSSSLLDDDPDAMEQMLSLSILDPACGSGGFLVSAYLHLFDLIRRVEPQSDDSLLRERILPNLYGVDVDAAALEVARVSLLTIAGLDPAKAKSLRLNLRQGDALISRYGLAGTSDYSRLIEASDKWLPFEWRSEFPEIFHRSPEGFDIVVMNPPYERLKPNFAEFLRERLVQGSRKIHTEEFARYREQLSRLVTYFRRCFDYHLTNRYTLDTHRLFIERALNLLRPGGHLAVIVPTSILGDLSSQPLRRHLLYDNLLVDVFEFPETARVFPGVTQGVTIFLVERGNRTEYTRIRAGLDRLKTALTVEPLRVSITDIERVMGQSVKIPLISPRTWNVFVQIHHHPPLSEYTQILNLRGELDITIDREFITSHDTGVPLIRGSHIGRFRLGRSSKKRREYVQVDDFASSRSYSRRMSHIHRYRIAGQQISNRGQRWRLKFALIEPDRVLANSCNYIIIRKDDMRSLLYLLGVLNSSLLNLRFKVGSTNNHVSNREISELPLVSPFETDGDTAQVIDSIVTVVERILKADDNLSLSAELDALVFKLYGVASGDAKNVLHDLGAGPDEVSRVTGLLL